A window of Choloepus didactylus isolate mChoDid1 chromosome 21, mChoDid1.pri, whole genome shotgun sequence contains these coding sequences:
- the LOC119517885 gene encoding 60S ribosomal protein L7-like, with the protein MEGVEEKKKKKVLAVPETLKKKRRNFAELKIKHLRRKFAQKMLRKARRKLIYEKAKHYHKEYRQMYRTEIRMARMARKAGNFYVPAEPKLAFVIRIRGINGVSPKVRKVLQLLRLRQIFNGTFVKLNKASINMLRIVEPYIAWEYLNLKSVNELIYKRGYGKINKKQIALTDNSLIARLLGKYGIICMEDLIHEIYTVGKRFKEANNFLWPFKLSSPREGMKKKTTHFVEG; encoded by the coding sequence ATGGAGGGTGtcgaagagaagaagaagaagaaggtgcTGGCTGTGCCGGAAACCCTCAAGAAAAAGCGAAGGAATTTTGCCGAACTGAAGATCAAGCACTTGAGAAGGAAGTTTGCCCAAAAGATGCTCCGAAAGGCAAGGAGGAAGCTTATCTATGAAAAAGCCAAGCACTATCACAAGGAATATAGGCAAATGTACAGAACTGAGATTCGAATGGCAAGAATGGCAAGAAAAGCTGGCAACTTCTATGTACCTGCGGAACCCAAATTGGCATTTGTCATCAGGATCAGAGGTATCAATGGCGTGAGCCCAAAGGTCCGAAAAGTGTTGCAACTTCTTCGCCTTCGCCAAATCTTCAATGGCACCTTTGTTAAGCTCAACAAGGCGTCAATTAACATGCTGAGGATTGTGGAACCATATATTGCATGGGAGTACCTGAACCTGAAGTCAGTAAACGAACTAATCTATAAGCGTGGTTATGGCAAAATCAATAAGAAGCAGATTGCCTTGACAGATAACTCTTTGATTGCACGATTGCTTGGTAAATATGGCATCATCTGCATGGAAGACCTGATTCATGAGATCTATACTGTTGGGAAACgcttcaaagaagcaaacaacttcCTGTGGCCCTTCAAATTATCTTCTCCCAGAGAGGGGATGAAGAAAAAGACCACCCATTTTGTAGAAGGGTGA